The Coregonus clupeaformis isolate EN_2021a chromosome 26, ASM2061545v1, whole genome shotgun sequence genome window below encodes:
- the LOC121540450 gene encoding adenylate kinase 4, mitochondrial, which yields MAKLFRAVIMGPPGSGKGTISERIAQRFGLTHLSSGDFVRENIAANTDAGVLAKTYIERGLLVPDHVMTRLLLPRLEEMTRHSWLMDGFPRTLAQAKALNSTCDLDLVISLNIPYETLKDRLSDRWIHPASGRVYNMGFNPPRVQGRDDISGEPLIHHDDDKPEALVARLRQYKDLAKPIINLYKSKGILHTFSGTDTDRIWPYINSLLSTKIPSTSQTDTQRIPMP from the exons ATGGCCAAACTGTTTCGAGCCGTGATCATGGGTCCACCAGGCTCGGGAAAGGGGACCATATCCGAGAGAATTGCGCAAAGATTTGGCCTGACACATCTGTCCAGTGGCGACTTTGTTCGGGAGAATATAGCTGCAAATACAG atgCTGGTGTTCTGGCTAAGACCTACATAGAGAGGGGTCTGCTGGTGCCGGACCATGTGATGACACGGCTCCTACTTCCCAGGCTGGAGGAGATGACCCGCCACAGCTGGCTGATGGATG GGTTTCCCCGTACCCTGGCCCAGGCCAAGGCTCTGAACAGTACCTGTGACCTGGACCTGGTCATCAGCCTCAACATTCCCTATGAGACCCTGAAGGACAGGCTGAGTGACCGCTGGATCCACCCAGCCAGCGGCAGGGTCTACAACATGGGCTTCAACCCTCCACGCGTACAG GGCAGGGATGACATCAGTGGGGAGCCTTTGATCCATCATGATGATGACAAACCAGAGGCTCTAGTGGCCAGACTGAGGCAGTACAAGGACCTGGCCAAGCCCATCATAAACCTGTACAA GTCAAAGGGCATCCTGCACACGTTCTCAGGCACAGATACAGACAGGATCTGGCCTTACATCAACTCTCTCCTCAGCACCAAGATCCCCAGCacatcacagacagacacacaacgcATCCCAATGCCCTGA